A single Elephas maximus indicus isolate mEleMax1 chromosome 2, mEleMax1 primary haplotype, whole genome shotgun sequence DNA region contains:
- the LOC126070430 gene encoding olfactory receptor 2T29-like: MDNTTWLSNHTGRSYFILLGLFSQSKHPTLLCVVIFVIFLMALTGNTILILLILSNVHLHTPMYFFISQLSVMDVMYISVTVPKMLMDQVTGVKKISVPECGIQMFLYVTLGGSECFLLAAMAYDRYLAICYPLHYRVLMNYRICLFLASGCWFLGSVDGFVLTPITMTFPFCRPREIHHFFCEVPAIMKLSCSDTSLIERLMYLCCVLMLLIPVTVISSSYSFILLTIHRMNSAEGRKKAFTTCSSHMTVVFLFYGAAIYSYMIPSSYHTPDKDLVVSFFYTILTPVLNPLIYSLRNKDVTGALKKMLNVEPVFQRTIK, from the coding sequence ATGGACAATACCACATGGCTGTCTAACCACACTGGAAGGTCCTATTTTATCCTTCTAGGACTCTTCAGTCAATCCAAACACCCAACTCTGCTCTGTGTggtcatttttgtgattttcctgatgGCCCTCACTGGAAACACCATCCTGATCCTCCTGATACTCTCTAATGTCCacctccacactcccatgtactttttcatCAGCCAGTTGTCTGTCATGGATGTGATGTACATTTCTGTCACTGTGCCGAAGATGCTCATGGACCAGGTCACGGGTGTCAAAAAGATCTCAGTTCCTGAATGTGGGATACAGATGTTCCTCTATGTGACACTAGGAGGATCAGAATGTTTCCTTCTAgctgccatggcctatgaccggtaCTTGGCCATCTGTTATCCACTCCATTACCGTGTCCTAATGAACTACAGAATATGTCTCTTCCTGGCATCTGGCTGCTGGTTCTTGGGTTCAGTGGATGGCTTTGTGCTCACTCCCATCACCATGACCTTCCCCTTCTGCAGACCCAGGGAGATCCATCACTTCTTCTGTGAGGTTCCTGCCATAATGAAACTCTCCTGCTCTGACACCTCACTCATTGAGAGACTCATGTACCTGTGCTGTGTCCTCATGCTCCTCATTCCTGTGACAGTCATTTCAAGCTCCTACTCTTTCATCCTGCTTACTATCCACAGGATGAACTCAGCAGAGGGCCGGAAGAAGGCTTTTACCACCTGTTCCTCCCACATGACTGTGGTCTTCCTCTTCTATGGGGCTGCCATCTACTCCTACATGATCCCCAGCTCCTACCACACTCCAGACAAGGACTTAGTAGTGTCTTTCTTTTACACTATCCTCACTCCTGTCCTAAACCCATTAATCTATAGTCTTAGGAATAAAGATGTCACAGGGGCTCTGAAGAAAATGTTGAATGTGGAACCTGTGTTTCAAAGAACTATAAAGTAG